The following coding sequences lie in one Rutidosis leptorrhynchoides isolate AG116_Rl617_1_P2 chromosome 6, CSIRO_AGI_Rlap_v1, whole genome shotgun sequence genomic window:
- the LOC139851990 gene encoding V-type proton ATPase subunit c1-like, whose translation MSSGSTFSGDETAPFFGFLGAAAALVFSCMGAAYGTAKSGVGVASMGVMRPELVMKSIVPVVMAGVLGIYGLIIAVIISTGINPKAKSYYLFDGYAHLSSGLACGLAGLSAGMAIGIVGDAGVRANAQQPKLFVGMILILIFAEALALYGLIVGIILSSRAGQSRAD comes from the exons ATGTCGTCCGGTTCAACGTTCAGCGGTGATGAAACCGCCCCCTTCTTCGGTTTCCTCGGTGCAGCTGCTGCTCTTGTTTTCTCCT GTATGGGGGCGGCATATGGAACAGCTAAGAGTGGTGTAGGTGTGGCATCAATGGGTGTGATGAGACCTGAGCTTGTGATGAAGTCGATTGTTCCAGTGGTTATGGCTGGTGTGCTTGGTATCTATGGCTTGATTATTGCTGTTATTATTAGTACCGGGATTAACCCCAAGGCGAAATCATATTACCTGTTTGATGGATATGCACATCTTTCCTCTGGTTTGGCTTGTGGTCTTGCTGGTTTATCAGCAGGCATGGCGATCGGAATTGTTGGTGATGCCGGTGTTAG GGCCAACGCACAACAGCCAAAGCTTTTTGTGGGTATGATTTTGATCCTCATTTTTGCTGAAGCTCTGGCCCTATACGGTCTCATCGTCGGTATCATCTTGTCTTCACGTGCCGGTCAGTCCAGAGCAGATTAA
- the LOC139855338 gene encoding uncharacterized protein, with the protein MFMYFFSYLVSLGVGRPRGDRGGSRVATLGKIRVGSWNIGTLTGKRIELVDTFIKSNVDIGCVQETRWKGEGVVDIKDYRLWYSGSRIARNGVCIFLGNLHKDNVVDVGRFSDRIMSVSLIIKEETFTVISAYAPHAGLSDAEKKSFWELLDEVVRGCPADHRLIIGGDLNGHIGVEAEGYEGAHGGFGFGPRNEEGRSTLEFAIAHELVVANSFFKKRDAQLATFYSGGRCTQIDFLLLRKGELRTCMDCKVLPAYTCSSQHRLLIMDLDTRGRVRRRAKVVQHRILWKNLHGAKAETFRTTVADRLSVEGDNVAPA; encoded by the coding sequence ATGTTTATGTATTTTTTTTCTTATCTTGTTAGTTTAGGGGTGGGTAGGCCTAGAGGGGATAGAGGCGGTAGTAGGGTAGCCACCCTTGGTAAGATTAGAGTGGGTAGTTGGAATATAGGAACCTTGACGGGCAAGAGGATTGAGCTCGTTGATACCTTTATCAAGAGTAATGTGGACATAGGGTGtgttcaagagactagatggaagggtgAAGGGGTGGTAGATATTAAGGACTATAGGTTGTGGTACTCGGGTTCTAGGATAGCACGGAATGGGGTATGTATCTTTTTGGGAAATCTACATAAGGATAACGTTGTTGACGTGGGTAGgtttagcgataggattatgtcggttagtcTAATTATTAAGGAGGAAACTTTCACGGTCATTAGCGCGTACGCACCTCATGCGGGCTTAAGTGATGCGGAAAAGAAGAGTTTTTGGGAATTGTTAGATGAGGTAGTGAGGGGGTGCCCAGCGGATCATCGACTAATTATAGGGGGTGATCTGAATGGGCACATAGGAGTGGAGGCAGAAGGTTACGAGGGAGCCCATGGGGGTTTTGGGTTTGGTCCTAGAAATGAAGAAGGGCGCTCAACCCTTGAGTTTGCCATTGCCCACGAGTTGGTTGTAGCTAACTCTTTTTTCAAGAAGAGGGATGCTCAGTTAGCCACTTTTTATAGCGGGGGCCGTTGCACCCAGATTGACTTTTTGCTCCTTCGTAAAGGGGAACTTAGGACATGTATGGACTGTAAGGTCCTTCCAGCATATACGTGCTCCTCCCAGCACAGATTGTTGATCATGGACCTAGATACCCGGGGAAGAGTTCGTAGGAGGGCTAAGGTTGTGCAACATAGAATCCTTTGGAAGAACCTACATGGAGCGAAGGCAGAGACTTTTAGAACGACTGTGGCCGATAGATTGAGTGTAGAAGGGGATAACGTAGCCCctgcttga